A genome region from Chelonia mydas isolate rCheMyd1 chromosome 24, rCheMyd1.pri.v2, whole genome shotgun sequence includes the following:
- the ANXA9 gene encoding annexin A9 isoform X1 has protein sequence MRFSASCPWPSRQQPGGPWAPSNPTWALTWRVTCSTTQRPSSAMVMWRGWGGGPGTQLNVHTQLPGPLATGTDHGAILDVLTNRTSAQRQQTTRVFQALTKQDLLKSMEAALSGDLERVIVGLLKPPAQYDAHELRAAMQGMGTDEDALTEILSTRSNQQLREILAFYQQDFKADPEKDIASETSGWFKEILLALATGKRERDTGIIDYALIQQDAEALADPGASSEGAGERTWISIFTQRSPEHLSRVFGQYRKSHGLEVEETICKRFRGDGQAAMPALASVCRNTPRYFAEKLHNAVKGPGTDDKVLISRSETDLLSVRSEFKKRHGKSLYSCLQVETRGDYQAVLLALCRAEDL, from the exons ACAGCAGCCTGGGGGACCCTGGGCACCATCAAACCCTACCTGGGCTTTGACGTGGAGAGTGACGTGCAGCACCACACAGAGGCCATCGTCGGCAATGGTaatgtggagggggtggggagggggtcccGGCACCCAGCTGAATGTTCACACCCAGCTTCCCGGCCCGCTTGCTACAGGCACTGACCATGGGGCCATCCTGGACGTGCTGACCAATCGGACCAGCGCCCAGAGGCAGCAGACCACCAGGGTGTTCCAGGCCCTCACCAAGCAG GACCTGCTGAAATCCATGGAAGCGGCTCTGTCTGGGGACCTGGAGCGGGTCATCGTGGGGCTGCTGAAGCCGCCGGCTCAGTACGATGCTCACGAGCTGAGGGCGGCCATGCAG GGCATGGGCACTGACGAAGATGCTTTGACCGAAATTCTCTCCACTCGATCCAACCAGCAGCTCAGAGAAATCCTGGCCTTTTACCAGCAAG ATTTTAAAGCAGACCCTGAGAAGGACATAGCCTCGGAAACCAGCGGTTGGTTCAAGGAAATTCTCCTGGCACTAGCAACG GGGAAGCGTGAGCGCGACACCGGGATCATCGACTATGCCCTGATACAGCAGGATGCCGAG gcTCTTGCAGACCCAGGAGCCAGCAGCGAGGGGGCCGGTGAGAGGACCTGGATAAGCATCTTCACGCAGCGAAGCCCTGAGCATCTCAGCAGAG TGTTCGGTCAGTACCGGAAATCCCACGGGCTGGAGGTGGAGGAGACCATCTGCAAGCGCTTCCGGGGAGATGGCCAGGCGGCCATGCCGGCCCTAG CCTCGGTGTGCAGGAACACCCCGCGCTACTTCGCCGAGAAGCTGCACAACGCCGTGAAG ggcccCGGCACCGATGACAAAGTCCTGATCTCCCGCAGTGAAACCGACCTGCTGAGCGTTCGCTCCGAGTTCAAGAAGCGCCATGGGAAGTCTCTGTACTCCTGTCTGCAG GTGGAGACGAGAGGCGATTACCAGGCAGTGCTGCTAGCCTTGTGCAGGGCGGAAGACCTGTAG
- the ANXA9 gene encoding annexin A9 isoform X3, with protein sequence MRFSASCPWPSRQQPGGPWAPSNPTWALTWRVTCSTTQRPSSAMVMWRGWGGGPGTQLNVHTQLPGPLATGTDHGAILDVLTNRTSAQRQQTTRVFQALTKQDLLKSMEAALSGDLERVIVGLLKPPAQYDAHELRAAMQGMGTDEDALTEILSTRSNQQLREILAFYQQDFKADPEKDIASETSGWFKEILLALATGKRERDTGIIDYALIQQDAEALADPGASSEGAGERTWISIFTQRSPEHLSRVFGQYRKSHGLEVEETICKRFRGDGQAAMPALASVCRNTPRYFAEKLHNAVKVETRGDYQAVLLALCRAEDL encoded by the exons ACAGCAGCCTGGGGGACCCTGGGCACCATCAAACCCTACCTGGGCTTTGACGTGGAGAGTGACGTGCAGCACCACACAGAGGCCATCGTCGGCAATGGTaatgtggagggggtggggagggggtcccGGCACCCAGCTGAATGTTCACACCCAGCTTCCCGGCCCGCTTGCTACAGGCACTGACCATGGGGCCATCCTGGACGTGCTGACCAATCGGACCAGCGCCCAGAGGCAGCAGACCACCAGGGTGTTCCAGGCCCTCACCAAGCAG GACCTGCTGAAATCCATGGAAGCGGCTCTGTCTGGGGACCTGGAGCGGGTCATCGTGGGGCTGCTGAAGCCGCCGGCTCAGTACGATGCTCACGAGCTGAGGGCGGCCATGCAG GGCATGGGCACTGACGAAGATGCTTTGACCGAAATTCTCTCCACTCGATCCAACCAGCAGCTCAGAGAAATCCTGGCCTTTTACCAGCAAG ATTTTAAAGCAGACCCTGAGAAGGACATAGCCTCGGAAACCAGCGGTTGGTTCAAGGAAATTCTCCTGGCACTAGCAACG GGGAAGCGTGAGCGCGACACCGGGATCATCGACTATGCCCTGATACAGCAGGATGCCGAG gcTCTTGCAGACCCAGGAGCCAGCAGCGAGGGGGCCGGTGAGAGGACCTGGATAAGCATCTTCACGCAGCGAAGCCCTGAGCATCTCAGCAGAG TGTTCGGTCAGTACCGGAAATCCCACGGGCTGGAGGTGGAGGAGACCATCTGCAAGCGCTTCCGGGGAGATGGCCAGGCGGCCATGCCGGCCCTAG CCTCGGTGTGCAGGAACACCCCGCGCTACTTCGCCGAGAAGCTGCACAACGCCGTGAAG GTGGAGACGAGAGGCGATTACCAGGCAGTGCTGCTAGCCTTGTGCAGGGCGGAAGACCTGTAG
- the ANXA9 gene encoding annexin A9 isoform X2, producing the protein MLLGDGMDRRSLAHEILSQLPLAQQTAAWGTLGTIKPYLGFDVESDVQHHTEAIVGNGTDHGAILDVLTNRTSAQRQQTTRVFQALTKQDLLKSMEAALSGDLERVIVGLLKPPAQYDAHELRAAMQGMGTDEDALTEILSTRSNQQLREILAFYQQDFKADPEKDIASETSGWFKEILLALATGKRERDTGIIDYALIQQDAEALADPGASSEGAGERTWISIFTQRSPEHLSRVFGQYRKSHGLEVEETICKRFRGDGQAAMPALASVCRNTPRYFAEKLHNAVKGPGTDDKVLISRSETDLLSVRSEFKKRHGKSLYSCLQVETRGDYQAVLLALCRAEDL; encoded by the exons ACAGCAGCCTGGGGGACCCTGGGCACCATCAAACCCTACCTGGGCTTTGACGTGGAGAGTGACGTGCAGCACCACACAGAGGCCATCGTCGGCAATG GCACTGACCATGGGGCCATCCTGGACGTGCTGACCAATCGGACCAGCGCCCAGAGGCAGCAGACCACCAGGGTGTTCCAGGCCCTCACCAAGCAG GACCTGCTGAAATCCATGGAAGCGGCTCTGTCTGGGGACCTGGAGCGGGTCATCGTGGGGCTGCTGAAGCCGCCGGCTCAGTACGATGCTCACGAGCTGAGGGCGGCCATGCAG GGCATGGGCACTGACGAAGATGCTTTGACCGAAATTCTCTCCACTCGATCCAACCAGCAGCTCAGAGAAATCCTGGCCTTTTACCAGCAAG ATTTTAAAGCAGACCCTGAGAAGGACATAGCCTCGGAAACCAGCGGTTGGTTCAAGGAAATTCTCCTGGCACTAGCAACG GGGAAGCGTGAGCGCGACACCGGGATCATCGACTATGCCCTGATACAGCAGGATGCCGAG gcTCTTGCAGACCCAGGAGCCAGCAGCGAGGGGGCCGGTGAGAGGACCTGGATAAGCATCTTCACGCAGCGAAGCCCTGAGCATCTCAGCAGAG TGTTCGGTCAGTACCGGAAATCCCACGGGCTGGAGGTGGAGGAGACCATCTGCAAGCGCTTCCGGGGAGATGGCCAGGCGGCCATGCCGGCCCTAG CCTCGGTGTGCAGGAACACCCCGCGCTACTTCGCCGAGAAGCTGCACAACGCCGTGAAG ggcccCGGCACCGATGACAAAGTCCTGATCTCCCGCAGTGAAACCGACCTGCTGAGCGTTCGCTCCGAGTTCAAGAAGCGCCATGGGAAGTCTCTGTACTCCTGTCTGCAG GTGGAGACGAGAGGCGATTACCAGGCAGTGCTGCTAGCCTTGTGCAGGGCGGAAGACCTGTAG
- the MINDY1 gene encoding ubiquitin carboxyl-terminal hydrolase MINDY-1 isoform X3 codes for MAHLGDCILSIKPQENSEGLQLNFQQNVNDAMMVLPKLSTGLDVNVRFTGVSDFEYTPECIVFDLLNVPLYHGWLVDPQSPDAAQAVGKLSYNQLVEKIITCKHSSDPNLVTEGLIAEQFLESTATQLTYHGLCELTAAVKEGELSVFFRNNHFSTMIKHQGHLYLLVTDQGFLQEEKVTWESLHNVDGDSCFCDAEFHLSHTLGKEAAGSSPQEQRQVDQDYMIALSLQQQQQGPSALSDLELARQLQQEEYQQHQQPAAPPAQGRAQPSGRPAGERRQRHKQESDCVLL; via the exons ATGGCGCATCTCG GCGACTGCATCTTATCCATCAAACCCCAAGAGAATTCGGAAGGGCTGCAGCTCAACTTTCAGCAG AACGTCAACGATGCCATGATGGTCCTGCCCAAACTGTCCACGGGGCTTGACGTGAACGTGAGGTTCACGGGCGTCTCCGACTTCGAGTACACCCCAGAGTGCATCGTCTTTGACCTCCTGAACGTCCCGCTGTACCACGGCTGGCTGGTGGACCCCCAG AGTCCAGACGCGGCCCAGGCTGTGGGCAAGCTGAGCTACAACCAGCTGGTGGAGAAGATCATCACCTGCAAGCACTCGAGCGACCCCAACCTGGTCACCGAAG gcctgatcGCCGAGCAGTTCCTGGAGTCCACAGCCACCCAGCTGACCTACCACGGCCTGTGCGAGCTCACGGCTGCGGTCAAAGAGGGGGAACTAAGTGTCTTCTTCAGAAACAACCACTTCAGCACCATGATCAAGCACCAG GGCCACCTGTACCTGCTGGTCACGGACCAGGGCTTCCTGCAGGAGGAGAAGGTGACCTGGGAGAGCCTGCACAACGTGGATGGGGACAGCTGCTTCTGTGACGCCGAGTTCCACCTGAGCCACACCCTGGGGAAGGAGGCGGCCGGCAGCTCCCCCCAGGAGCAGAGGCAGGTGGACCAG GACTACATGATCGCCCTGTCcttgcagcaacagcagcagggcCCCTCTGCCCTGAGCGACCTAGAGCTTGCGCgccagctgcagcaggaggaataccagcagcaccagcagccagCAGCGCCTCCCGCGCAG GGGAGAGCTCAGCCATCTGGCCGTCCGGCCGGGGAACGCAGGCAGAGACATAAGCAGGAGTCGGACTGTGTCCTGCTCTAG